A window of Panicum virgatum strain AP13 chromosome 8K, P.virgatum_v5, whole genome shotgun sequence contains these coding sequences:
- the LOC120643407 gene encoding peroxidase 4-like, translated as MAARASAAAARCIALLLILLAGTSSAQLSSSFYSSSCPGLYSAVKSVVQSAIAREKRMAASIVRLFFHDCFVQGCDASLLLDDTASFQGEKMAKPNNGSVRGFEVIDAIKSAVEKACPGVVSCADILAIAARDSVVILGGPTWNVKLGRRDSTTASFSGANNNIPPPSSGLANLTSLFAAQGLSQKDMVALSGAHTIGLARCTNFRAHVYNDTNIDGAFATTRQSACPRTSGSGDSNLAPLDFETPTVFENNYYKNLVCKKGLLHSDQELFNGGSTDAQVQSYVSSQSTFFADFVTGMIKMGDITPLTGSNGEIRMNCRRIN; from the exons ATGGCTGCTCGTgcatcagcagcagctgcaAGATGCATCGCTCTCCTCCTGATACTGCTCGCCGGCACCTCGTCGGCGCAGCTCTCCAGCAGCTTCTACTCCAGCTCCTGCCCCGGCTTGTACAGCGCCGTCAAGTCGGTGGTGCAGTCCGCCATCGCCAGGGAGAAGCGCATGGCCGCCTCCATCGTGCGCCTCTtcttccacgactgcttcgtcCAA GGCTGCGACGCGTCGTTGCTACTGGACGACACGGCCAGCTTCCAAGGCGAGAAGATGGCCAAGCCCAACAACGGCTCCGTGAGAGGCTTCGAGGTGATCGACGCCATCAAGTCCGCCGTCGAGAAGGCCTGCCCTGGCGTCGTCTCCTGCGCCGACatcctcgccatcgccgccagGGACAGCGTCGTAATC CTTGGGGGGCCGACCTGGAACGTCAAGCTTGGGAGGAGGGACTCGACGACGGCGAGCTTCAGCGGCGCCAACAACAACatcccgccgccgtcgtcgggcCTGGCCAACCTCACCTCCCTCTTCGCCGCGCAGGGCCTCTCCCAGAAGGACATGGTCGCGCTCTCCG GAGCTCACACCATTGGCCTAGCACGTTGTACCAACTTTAGGGCCCACGTCTACAACGACACCAACATCGATGGTGCCTTCGCAACAACAAGGCAATCAGCTTGTCCTCGAACCTCAGGATCAGGCGACAGCAATTTGGCGCCCTTGGACTTTGAAACCCCAACCGTATTTGAGAACAACTACTACAAGAATCTTGTTTGCAAGAAGGGGCTTCTGCACTCTGACCAGGAGCTCTTCAACGGCGGATCCACCGATGCTCAAGTCCAATCATACGTTAGTAGCCAGAGCACATTTTTCGCCGACTTTGTGACCGGCATGATCAAGATGGGTGACATCACGCCATTGACGGGCTCCAATGGGGAGATAAGGATGAACTGCAGAAGGATCAACTAG